The genomic stretch TGATTTGCCGTAGAGGTGAACCACCACCAATCATGCGGTAATTTTCTTGACTAATAGGAGCGCGACTAGCAGCAATTAAGGAAGCGATCGGCTTTTGCAAAAAGGGAATCGGCAGGCGAATAATTTCTGGATCGGCGAACAGGTTATACAAGAAAAGGTAGACATCATCTAACTTCTCAGGACCTCCTAAATTTAACAGTAGTACTCCAACACGACCAGACATAAAACAGTTTCCTAAATTTGATGATTTATAAATTTTTGCGATTTGGCAGAAACACAACCAATGGATGTATCTCTGTCGTTTTAATGTGAATAATGCGAATAAATAAGTTTTGAAAAAATATATGGAATTTATTAAATGAAGTTGTAAAGCTTTTTAACTTTAAACTCTCTCTAAATCTTAGTCTAAGTTATATATAACTATAGGCTTTTGTTTTTAGGTTCATTGACAAAAGCAGAGTAGTGGAAAGCACTACCCTGCTTTTATTTCCTGTCTAGCCATTGTTTGACACAGGCTTCTAACAAATCAATATCTAAAGGCTTTGTCAGATAATCATCACAACCCGAAGCGATCGCCGATTCCTTATCACCTTTCATTGCATGAGCAGTTACCGCCACAATCGGAATATTCGATGTGCGATCGCTAGCTTTGAGTTGTCTCGCAATTTCCCAGCCATCGATTTCTGGCAAAGATAGATCAAGCAAAATTAGATCGGGGTGATTTTTTTCTAGCCAATCTAACGCCGCTTGACCATCTTGGATACAGGTGACGTTATAGCCTGAATCTTGAAACACCTGCTCCACCAAAACTTGGTTGTCAGGGGCATCTTCGACCACTAAAATTAGCGGCGGGCTGTTAGGTGCGGGCATAGGTACTAAGCGGTTCTTTGATGAACTTAATATATAGATGTTTAAAGGTTGATCGTACTACTCTCGGTAACTCAAAATCGATCGCCATCATTGTTGTGGGTAATTGCCAGTCAGGGATTTGTAACTGCTCGATCTGATCACCAACAATGTCAATAGCATCTAGATCGCTACATAGTCCTGTACGAATCGAGGCGGCAACCGTTGGCACATCAAGAGGATTCACACCAAGAATCTCTACCATAACGCGATCGAGGGCAAAAACATCACGGGCAGCTGCTAAAACGCCCAACTCTTTTGGCTCACCAGCACTAGGTCCATTGCCCTCATGTCCGACAATACCATCGATGATCGTCAGTTCAGGATTAATTGTGCGTGCTGTCTCAATTAGCATTTGTGCGAAACGATTCACATCCTTACCTGCTTCCATATGCCACCAAGCTTTCATTTTTCCTGGTACACAGCCAAAAAGATTTTTCACGCCGAGGGTAAGGGTGAGCTGCATGTGCGATTTTACTTTAGGCAAATTGATCACCACATCCGCATCCATCGCTTCTTTGCTAAGGCGCAGATTATGTAGCTCTCCTTCCCCCTCCGTTTCGTAGCGCTTGCCATGAAACTCTACGATGGGAATTCCTAATTCTTCTGCAAGGGGTAATAACCCATTGGCTTTGGCAATTCCTTTGACACTACCAAAGGC from Pseudanabaena sp. Chao 1811 encodes the following:
- a CDS encoding DUF362 domain-containing protein translates to MKPTVSLLHTSSYEIASLMQALEAVLAPLGGMSSIVKAGDRVLLKPNLLTGSRPTKECTTRPELVYCVAKMVIDAGGKPFLGDSPAFGSVKGIAKANGLLPLAEELGIPIVEFHGKRYETEGEGELHNLRLSKEAMDADVVINLPKVKSHMQLTLTLGVKNLFGCVPGKMKAWWHMEAGKDVNRFAQMLIETARTINPELTIIDGIVGHEGNGPSAGEPKELGVLAAARDVFALDRVMVEILGVNPLDVPTVAASIRTGLCSDLDAIDIVGDQIEQLQIPDWQLPTTMMAIDFELPRVVRSTFKHLYIKFIKEPLSTYART
- a CDS encoding response regulator; this encodes MPAPNSPPLILVVEDAPDNQVLVEQVFQDSGYNVTCIQDGQAALDWLEKNHPDLILLDLSLPEIDGWEIARQLKASDRTSNIPIVAVTAHAMKGDKESAIASGCDDYLTKPLDIDLLEACVKQWLDRK